GCATTTGGTACACTTACTCGTATTGATTACTGCCTTAATGTTGTCGGGCTTTCGTGGCACATTAGCGGTCTTAACTATGTTGGGCAGCGCCATGCCGCGGATTTCATTGAGGCTCTTGTATCCTTTGGCTTCCATCCAGGCGCTCATGCTATCCACCCAGCGTCCGGCGACCTTGTATCCTTGCAGCATGATTCCTACCGCCGACTGCACAAGAGAGGCTCCGCACATGGTATACGCAATGATGTCACGCCAATCCCACACTCCCAGACCTGCAATAAGAGGTATCTTGAGTTCTTTGGCAGCCTGGCTAATGAGCTTCAGACCGTAGCCGATCAGGTAAGGACCTCCATACCCACCCATTGAACCGAAAGGAATCGGCTTGGCAGTCTCGATATCGATGATGACTCCGGAGAATCTGGCAGACATGTTGACCGCATAGGCGCCTGCTGCCTCTACCTGTTTAGCCACATCCACCGGATTGTTGGTCTGAGGTGTAATTTTGACAGAGAAGGGTTTTTTGAGTATGTCAGCGCAGGTTTTGACTGCTTCATACGTAACATCCACAGCCCCGGCACCCATTTTGACACCCATATCCTGTGCAAAGGGGCAAGAATTGTTGAGTTCCACCCAGTCTGCGCCGGTCTTATTGACCAGTTCGCACATTTCCACCCATTCTGCCAGGGAGGAACCAGAGAGACTGGCGATAACCACGCCGTCATCCTTGATCAGGTCTTTGGTCCGGTTGATATCGTCCATGTAGGTTGGATAGTCAAATGCGGAACATTCTTCCAGCGAACGCAAAGTGAAGGCGTGAGGCAACTTGTTCGGATAACCCGGATACTCCCGGTAATCGATGAGCTTGAACCTGGGTCTGGGAAACTGTCTGCCCAATCTGCCTCCCTCACCGAAGAGAGACTTGGCTATGACCGCCCCTGCTCCACCGTCAATACCGTGCTTCATTCTGATTGCATCCATCGTAGGAGTCGCGGACGCCACCACCACGGGATTCTTGAACTTTACGCCACCTATTTCAACACTTAAATCAACCATTGCTTTCTCCTCGTTTCTTGCCCCGAAAAGAATCTTCATTTCTTCTCAGGACTCAATTTTTGAACCTCTGAGAGCCTCTCGTGGACCGTACGTATGTGGACACGCATCTGATCGTGAGCCATACCAACGTTTCTGAAACGTATGTTGTCGAGAATGGTTTTGTGAGCAATCAACTCGTTCCGGACGAATTCCTCATCAATCTCAGTCTCTCGGACATTGTCCTTCAAGACATCCATGACCGAATTTAACGTGAAAATTACAACCGGATTTTTGGTGAGTTTGCAGATGATACGATGAAAGTTGAGGTTATTTATTCGGGCTTGCTTTATCTCGCCAGCATCCAAAGCAGCTTGAGTCATGGAAACATTGTGCTCCAATTCCGTCAGTTCGTCGCCTTTCCACACCTCTGCAGCTACGCTGGCAATTTCGGGTTCAAAGATGAGACGCGCCATGGTCAAGTCGCCTAGCCTGACCCTTTTCAGTTGAAGCATGTCAGACAAATAGGTGCTTACCGCTAAGGTATCCGCTTCGGCCACAAAGACGCCACCTTCGGCACCTCGCTTTGTGCAAACCAGACCGGAACTCTCCAGGACACGGATGGCCTGCCGAATGGAGACTGTGCTCACTTCAAAAACTTGGGCCAGTTGACTCTCCGACGGAAGCTTGTCACCAGGTCCGTAGGTGCCGTCGAAGATGGTTCTCTTGATCTGAGCAGCTACTTCGGCAGCGTATTTTCTGGACTTTAGAGGCTTGAACTGCTTCAACTTTACTCTCTCCAGTGAGTCGGACGTTGACTTGTTACGAATGACAACAGTTAGTTGTTAAGCTTTTGTACGCTGAATCGACGATGCGCTGTATTCGGAAAGAAGAGACCAATGACAGCACAGCGTCACTATTTGTTGTGTCGTGCTACCGAGCAAAGGTCTGAGCGAGAGGAACAATCTAATTAGGTAACTAATTACCGAATTCAGATTTTCTCGTCAAGAAAAAAATTCAAATCTTAATGTTGTCATTTTTTAACTGTTATTACACAGACTTATCAATGCCGATCTTCCTCTCAAGCCTCAATCTCAC
The sequence above is a segment of the Desulfomonile tiedjei DSM 6799 genome. Coding sequences within it:
- a CDS encoding FadR/GntR family transcriptional regulator encodes the protein MKQFKPLKSRKYAAEVAAQIKRTIFDGTYGPGDKLPSESQLAQVFEVSTVSIRQAIRVLESSGLVCTKRGAEGGVFVAEADTLAVSTYLSDMLQLKRVRLGDLTMARLIFEPEIASVAAEVWKGDELTELEHNVSMTQAALDAGEIKQARINNLNFHRIICKLTKNPVVIFTLNSVMDVLKDNVRETEIDEEFVRNELIAHKTILDNIRFRNVGMAHDQMRVHIRTVHERLSEVQKLSPEKK
- a CDS encoding 4Fe-4S binding protein, which gives rise to MVDLSVEIGGVKFKNPVVVASATPTMDAIRMKHGIDGGAGAVIAKSLFGEGGRLGRQFPRPRFKLIDYREYPGYPNKLPHAFTLRSLEECSAFDYPTYMDDINRTKDLIKDDGVVIASLSGSSLAEWVEMCELVNKTGADWVELNNSCPFAQDMGVKMGAGAVDVTYEAVKTCADILKKPFSVKITPQTNNPVDVAKQVEAAGAYAVNMSARFSGVIIDIETAKPIPFGSMGGYGGPYLIGYGLKLISQAAKELKIPLIAGLGVWDWRDIIAYTMCGASLVQSAVGIMLQGYKVAGRWVDSMSAWMEAKGYKSLNEIRGMALPNIVKTANVPRKPDNIKAVINTSKCTKCGTCLRSCFYDAITLTKAGAVINAELCDVCGMCVEVCPEYAAELKYV